Part of the Allofrancisella frigidaquae genome is shown below.
AAAGGTTGCTATAGAGGCAAGCATAGTAAATAAAAACGTAAATGTTTTGACCGCTTTGCTTTCACTAATATACTCTGTTCTTGATAAATAAATATATTTTATAGGTACAAAAGAGAAAATTGCTAGAATTAATATAGTTATTTCATTAAGCCACTGTGGTGACTGAAAACACAGCATATATATAACTATGACATTCCAATAACTAGGAAATCCGACAAAGAAGCAATCTTTAGTTTTAGCATTGGGTTGGCAAAATTGGTATGATGAAGAGATGGTTATGAGGACTATAGCAACTAGTAACCACTCATGACTTACAATGTTTGAAACATATATCCAAACACATGGCACTATAGAGTAAGTACTAAAGTCAATTATGTTGTCTAAAAGTCCGCCATCTAAAGGAGCAAGTTTTTTTATATCAACAAGGCGCGCAAAGCTTCCATCAACAGAATCAATGAATACGGAAGCTATTATACTGAATAAAGATAGTCTCATATTATAATAATATAAATCTGTATCTCCTAAAACATTTGCTTTCGCCGCTTCTATTGAGAATATAATTGCAAATATTCCAAACACAGCACCTAGTGAAGTAAAAAGGTGTACTAACCAAGCGTATATTTTTTGTAAATTTTGCATCGATTTAAATTTGGCTCTGATAAATTTTTGAAATTTTAACAGAAATGACTAATAGTTTCTATCTATAACTAGGTTTATAAGTTTTTCTATATTGTGACAATTTATATCTTTAGCTTTAAGCTGGCTTATTAGAGAAGCCAGCAAAGTCTTTTTTTCATCTAAATAGTTTATAGCTTCTTCTAAGCCTAATAACGAAACATAGGTTGATTTATTAGCATCTATATCTTTTGCAGGAGTTTTTCCTAATTCTTTAGTGGTTTTTGTGACATCAAGAATGTCATCTTTGATTTGAAAACATAGTCCTATAAGTAAAGATAAATCGTTAAGTATGAATTCTGTAGAGTCATCTGTATTCGTTGAGAGATAATATGGCAATAAAATGCTAGCGCTAAACATTTTTGCTGTTTTATGGATATGGACGCATTCTAACTGATCTAGGGTTAGGAGTTTATTTTCACCTTCTATATCGAGCTGTTGACCAGCTACCATGCCACCTAAGCCACAAAATTGTGCTAACTGGGAATTTATTTTTTTTAAGGTAAGTAAATCTTTAACATTAACTGTTTGAATTATTTGGAAAGCTAAAGCTTGTAAAGCGTCTCCAGCTAAAATTGCAGTGGCTTCATTAAACTTAATGTGGCATGTTGGTTTACCTCTACGAATCGTATCATTATCCATAGCAGGTAGGTCATCATGGATTAGAGAGTATGTATGTATAGCTTCGACGGCAAAAGCTAATTTATGACAGTCTTGAATATTGACATTTAAAGCTTCTCCAATTGCATAAACAAATTGAGCACGTATTCTTTTGCCTCCAGCTAAGAAGCTATATTTTATTGCTTCAAGCAGAGTTTTAGAACTGCATTTAAGAGTTGTAAACGTTTCTAGAATAAATTTATTAAAATCTTCTAGTTTATCTTTTTCTTTCATAAAAATTTGGTTATTAGATTGTATTGCTTTTCTAAAACATTACTATGAGCTTTAAAAGTGTAGTATGAATTTTTTGACATAGTATTTAAAATTTGGGTATTATCAAAAAGTTCAATTACTTTATTAGCAAGTTCGTCAGGACTATTAATAATAATCAGAGCATCGTTTTTAATCAAATCTTTTGATATCTGGCTAAAGTTAAAAAGACTACTACCACTAATAATAGGCTTCGCTAAGGCTGCTGGTTCAAGTAGATTATGTCCACCTGTGTTGTTTAAGCTACCTCCAACAAATGTAATATCAGAAACATGATAAAGGTGTATAAGTTCCCCCATGGTATCTCCAAGGTAAACTTGGGTTTGTTTTTGTATGGAGTCTTTTGATACGCTTCTTTTTTGAAATGAAAATTTGTGTTTAGCTATAAGTTTTTCAACTTTTGAAAATCTTTCTTTATGTCTTGGAACTATTATAAGTAAACATTCTGGTTTTAGTTTTAAAATTTCTAAATGGGCTTTAAGTATGATCTCTTCTTCACCTTGATGAGTGCTACCTGCAACCCAAACTGCGCGATTAGCTATACTTTCCTTTAAACCCATCATGTCTTTTTGTAGACTCTCTGGGGTTATTAGATTATATTTGAGATTACCAGTTATCGTAAGTTTTTCTTTAGGGACACCCAGAGAGATAAAGCGTTTTGCGTCTTTTTCAGTTTGGGCATTAATATGAGAGAGCTTACTAAATAAAAATTCTTTGCCAAATGGGATTTTTGTGTAGTTACGCATAGACTTTTTAGACAGTCTGGCGTTTGTTATAACTACAGGGATATTCTCATCAAAACACTTTTGTAGGATGTTTGGCCATATTTCTGTTTCGATGATTATGAAAAATTTTGGGTTAAGTTTCGCAAAGAAGCTATTTATAAAAGGCTGTACATCATATGGTATATACATATGGTATACATTATCGCAATTACCATATAATTGTTTTACTACATCACTACCAGTAGGGGTAGTAGTTGTAATGACAAATTTTTCGTTAGGATATTCTAGAATTAGTTTTCTTACTAGAGGTTCTGCAGATAATGTCTCGCCAACTGAAACAGAATGTATCCAAATGCAATTATTCAGTCGAGTTTTTGTTACAGCAAATCTTTCAGCCCAACGTTGCCTATAATGGATATTTTTGAAACTTCGTTTTAGTTTTTTGACATATAGAATAGGAATATAGACTATAAATAAGCTAGAATATACATAAGCTAAAAATCTGTATGTAATTTTTTTTAAGTAGTCCAACTTAATCTTACCGGCGTAATAATTTATTTACTCTTTTAAGGATTATAGCATATATTTTTTTTCAATGAGGTTAGAAATTATTAAGTGTTATTATCATCTTTAAAATTATTTAGGAGATTATTCAAAGCTTTTGCTCTATGGCTACAGAGGTTTTTTTCTTGTATAGTTATTTGAGCTAGAGTTTTGTTTAATTGGGGTAGTAAAAAAACAGGGTCGTAGCCAAATCCATAATTTCCTATAGGTTGATTAATAATCTTACCATGTAATGTGCCTAATGCGATAGCTGGAGTAGGGTCATTCTCATGTTTTAAATAGGCAATAGTACATACAAATCTTGCATCAGTGTTATTTGATTTTTTTAATCTTTCTAGTAATTTTTCAATATTTGCTAAATCATTACCATGCTGTCCTGCATATCTAGCAGAATATATCCCAGGTTCACCGTTAAGCGTGAAAACCTCTAAACCAGAATCATCAGCGATCGCTGGGAGCCCGGTATGCTTACAGCAATTGCGAGCTTTAAGTATAGCGTTTTCAATAAAGCTTAATCCTGTTTCTTCAATCTCTGGTACGTTAAACTCAGATTGCGGTAATACATTTATGTTTAATTTTGAAAAACTCTCTTTGAACTCTTTTATTTTTCCTTTATTGTTTGACGCAAGTACTATTTCTTTCATATTTTTTATAAAAATAACTTATATGCATAAGTGATATATTAGCAATATTTATATGAAATGTTATCATTTTATTTAATGCAAAATGTTTGAGGAATTAATTTATGAATACTAAGATATGTTTTCTTGGTGGTGGTAATATGGCTAAAGCGATGATTTCTGGTTTAGTTAAAAGTAATTTTAATCCGACAAACATAACTGTTATTGACAGAAATCTTGATAAGCTTAAGATTTTATCTAATAAATATGGGGTAGAAGTATCAAAGCCATTAAGTGATGCTATAGCTGAAAGTGATATTATTGTTTTAGCTATTAAGCCACAGCAAATGGGTGAGCTTATTAAAAGTATTAAGGAGTATGTAAGTGGTACTCAGCTAATAATTAGCGTTGCTGCAGGTATTCAGATAGGTGTTTATACTAAACTGTTTGGTAAAGAGGTTGCTTTGGCAAGAGTAATACCGAATACACCAAGTAGCTTAGGTTATGGCGCTACAGGTATATACTTTAATGAAAACGTAGACTCTAAGCAAAGAAATATAGTGATGGATGTAATGTCAGCTATGGGTATAATAGTTGTAGTAGACAATGAAGATAAGATAGATGTTGTAGCAGCATGTGCTAGTTCTGCTCCAGCTTATTATTTGCAATTTATGGAGCATATGGTTAAAGCTGCTGTTAAAAATGGTTTGGCGGAAGACCAGGCAAGTATACTAGTTATACAAAGCTGTTTAGGGGCGGCACAGATGGCATTAAATAGTGGTGATAGTATAGAAACATTGAGAAAAAATGTAACATCTAAGAAAGGTATTACAGCAGAGGCTTTAAAGGTTTTTGAAGATTTTGGCTTGGAGGTGATAGTAGATAAGGCGATTAAAGCTAACATAAGAAGGTCGCAAGAATTAACAAAAGAGTTTGGTGAAGCTTTATGAAAAAGTATTTTGTTGTTTTGAAGGCTTAAATTTAATTGTGAATATATTTTGGAATAGAGGGTTTCGAATAATATTAATTTATAGTAACATGATGTAAAGATGGTAATTTAAAATGAATGTTTACTTTATGTATCTTGTAATGTATACTTTCACGGAAAAATATGCCAATTTGAGTTTATTAAGTTTTAAATAGGAGTAGAGGGAGATTCATGAGATTATTATTAGCAGAAGATGATTTAAACTTGGGGGAAGGCTTGCTGGAAGCTTTGCAGAAAGAAGGTTTTAATGTGAACTTGGTTTCTGATGGAGAGGCTGCTCAGACTTTTATAGAATCTGGTTTATACGATATAACTATCCTGGATATTGGTTTACCAATTAAAACTGGTCTAGAAGTTTTAAAAAGCGTAAGAAGTAGAGGTATTAAAACGCCTATACTTTTACTTACAGCTAGAGATGGTTTAGAAGATAGAGTTAAAGGCTTAGATTTTGGGGCTGATGATTATATGACTAAACCTTTTGAACTTAAAGAGTTAGTTGCTAGAGTTAAAGCTATCTCCCGTAGGATAGATGTTAGATCTGGTAAAAGTGTTAACGAAGAAATCATGTTTGGTGATTATAGTTTTAACCCTAGTTCTGAGACAGTTACAAAGGATGGTGTAATTATTCCAGTTTCTAAAAAAGAATTAGCATTGTTATCTATATTGGTTCAAAACGCTGGTCGAGTTGTTCCAAAAACACAACTTTTAGAAGAAGTTTACTCAACTGATAAAGAGATGGATACTAACACTTTAGAAGTGCATATGCACAACCTGAGAAAGAAAATTAATATCTCTAATTTTATTCAAACAATAAGAGGCGTTGGTTATTTTGTACAAAAGGACAAAGTAATTAAATAACTTTTATGGAATATTTCTTAAGTCTAGGGTTTACTTTTTGGTTACTATTTTTGACTTTTGCAAGCGGTATTATTTATTTAATAGATTATCTTTTTTTTCAAAAAAATAGATTAGCTTCATATAGAGAGCAACTTAAAGCTCTTAATAAAAAGCAAAAACGCCAATTTTATAAAGATCATGGTTTAAAAGCTCCTTTTATAGCAGATCAAGCTAGATCTTTATTTAGCGTGTTTTTTGTGGTTTTTATATTAAGAACATTTTTGGTGGGAAATTTTTTAATTCCTACAGCATCCATGACTCCTACGTTACCAGTAGGAGACTTTATCTTTGTAGATAAGACAGCATATGGTATTAGAGCACCATTTACTAATAAAATACTGGTCAATACAGGTTACCCTAAAAGAGGCGATATCGTGGTTTTTCACTTTCCAGTTAACCCTAATGTGGATTATGTAAAACGAGTTGTGGGCTTGCCTGGGGATATTATATCTTATAAAAATAAGACTTTAACCATAAATGGTAAACAGCTTGACTATACTGATTGTGATAGAAGTGTTATGAATTATAATAATAAATCGTTGTCAGATAATAGTGGGGATATTGTTTGTCTGGAGCATCTAGGAGATGTTACTCATGAAATAGATTGGATAAAATCAGTTAAATCTCAAGACTTTGAAAGTTTGAAAGTTCCAGAAGGTCATTATTTTGTTATGGGCGATAATAGAGATAATAGTCAGGACAGTCGGTATTGGGGATTTGTTCCAGAACAAGATTTAGTTGGTAAAGCTAAACTTGTTTGGATGAGTTGGGATAAGGTTGATAAAAAAATCCGTTGGAATGAAATTGGAAAGGTTTTTTAGGTAGATGATTCCAGATTACTCCAGACTTTACCGAATACTAGGCTATACTTTTAAAGATCATACAATTTTAACTAGAGCATTAACACATAGAAGTAAAGCCAAAAAAAATTACGAGCGTTTAGAATTCTTAGGTGATTCAATATTAGGTTTTATTATAGCAGAGTCGTTGTATCAGAAATTTCCCAAATTCACTGAAGGTGAGCTTTCCCAAATTCGCTCAAAACTTGTTAAAGGCGTTACATTATCAAAATTAGCTCTAGATTATAAAATAGATGAGTTTGTGATATTGGGAGGTAGTGAGACAGGTTCACAAAAACGAGAGAAAATCTTAGAGGATGTTTTTGAAGCTGTAATCGGTGCGATTTATTTAGATAGTGATTTTGCTAATGTCAAAAAAGTTATACTTGGTTGGTACGCTGACATTTTTTCTAGATTAGATGTAGATATTGTGAAGGTTAAAGATAATAAGTCCAGGCTACAAGAGATATTGCTGCAAAATTCCATGAGCCTTCCAGCATATAACATTATAGCTATTTCCGGTAAAGATCATGAACAAATATTTGAAGTTGCTGCAATTGTAAAAGAATTAGGTTTTGAGACTAAGGCACAAGATACCTCTAGAAAAAAAGCCGAGCAAAAAGCAGCCAAAGAAATGATAAGGTTGCTAGAAAGTCAGGGTTTACATGAAAAAAAATAAGCTAAATTTAAATGGTATAATAGTAATAAATAAAGCTAAAGGTATTAGCTCAAATAAAATTCTACAGCAATTAAAATATTTATATAACGCTAAAAAGGCTGGCCACACTGGCACATTAGACCCTATGGCAACAGGTGTTTTGCCAATATGTTTTGGTAGAGCAACCAAGATAGCTCAATATTTACTTGATGCTGACAAAGAGTATATAGCAACAATTAAACTTGGTATACAAACCACTACCGGTGATGCAGAAGGTGAGATAGTTACAATTTTGGATGTTCCTAAACTATCAAATACACTTATAGAAAACATATTAGATAAATTTCGAGGCCAAAGTGATCAGACCCCACCAATATATTCAGCTTTAAAATATAATGGGCAACCACTCTATAAGCTGGCGAGAGAGGGTAAACAAGTTGAAATAAGACCACGAAAAATAACCATATATCAACTTAAGTTGCTAAGTAGTAAAGATGATACACTAGAGATTAAGGTTAGATGTTCTAAAGGAACATATATCCGTAGTTTAGCTATGGATATAGGTACGGAACTTGGTTGTGGAGGTCATTTAATAGCATTACAACGGACTCAAAGTGGTCCATTTTCTCTAGATAAAGCATACGAAATTGAGGGTTTGAAAGATTTAAGTTTTGAAGAAAAACTTGATACTATAGAACACATAGAAAGTGTATTTAAAGATAAACCAATATACACTTTAGATGTAAATCAAAAGCATGATTTATACAATAAAGGTATCCTAACAACTCAAGCAGATATCAATGGAGTTTTTAGAATATATGATGAGAATAAATTTATTGCAGTAGCTGAATTTGATAAAGGTAATTTAGTTAGCAAAAAATTTTTTGAGCAGGAAAAATTAATAAGTGAGTAAGTACAGTATAAATAATGATCCTAATAGGGATCTAGAAGCACAAAAGTATGAAAACCCCATTGCGAGTCGCCAGATGATATTGTGCTATATCAAGGACATGCAGCTGCCAGTAAGCGTAGAAAATATTGCTTTAGCTTTAGAAATTAACAAAAAATCTTCATTTGAAGGGTTGGTTAATAGACTAGGAGCTATGGTTAGAGACGGTCAATTAGTTAAAGATAAATCATATTATAGCCTTCCGGAAATAAAAAATGTTTATGTAACTTCAAAAGTTTCGGTTGATAGAGATGGTAGATTAGAAATATTTAGCCATACATTAAATACTAAAGTTAGTATTCTTTCCTCCCAAGCAAAAATGTTAATGGTAGGTGATGAAGTTACAGCTAGGGTATTAGGAATAAATAAAAAAGGTAAAATTGAAGCAGAGATAAAATCAGTAGTTTCAAGAGCCCAAAAAACCATAACAGGTTATTATTATAAAATTTTTGATGGGCACTTTCTCAAGCCAATAAATAAGAATATAACTAGTGATATAGTCTTATTACCTCCTAGACAAAAGATCGATCAGGATTCACTAATAGAAGCTGAAATAATAGTTCAACCAAGTATTAATAGTGTTGCAGTTGCTAAGTTCAAGCAAGAAGTTGAAGCGATATCTCCAGTTAAACAAGCTATGATGCTAGCTACTAAAAAGTTTGATTTAATAGAGCAATGGAGTAAAAAAACTCTTGAATACTTAGATACTCTTTCAGATGATATAATAACTAAAGAAAGAGTAGATCTGCGAAAGCTTAATTTTGTTACTATTGATGGCGAAGATGCAAAAGATTTTGATGATGCCGTGTTTGCTAGTAGAACTAAAGCTGAGGGTTGGAAATTATATGTTGCAATAGCAGATGTTTCAAGTTATGTTCAGAAAGATTCTGCTTTAGATTTAGATGCTAAACGCCGTTCAACCTCAGTTTATTTTCCTGGATATGTGATACCTATGCTTCCAGAAAAATTATCAAATGGTTTATGCTCTTTACAGCCAAATGTTGATAGGTATTCTTTAGTTTGTGAGATGAATATAAGTAGCACTGGTAAGTTAACTAGATATAAGTTTTATTCAGCTGTTATAAATTCTAAAGCACGTTTAACTTATACTGAAGTAGCAAAACTATTAGATAAGAAACAAAACTCTATAGTAGAAAATACTCCAGAGTTAGTGCCTGATATATTTGTTTTATATGATTTGTATAAAGTCTTGCATACTGCCAGAGATCAAAGAGGAGCAATAGATTTTGATACTATAGAGACACAAATCATCCTTGATAAGCATAACCATATACAATCAATAATACCAAGGCAACGCAATGATGCGCATAGACTAATAGAAGAGTGCATGTTAGTAGCAAACGTTGCAGCAGCTAAGTTTGTAATAAAGCATAAAAAAACTTCTCCGTTTAGAGTACATAGCGAGCCTAAAGAGGATAAGATGGATGCTTTAAAAAAACATTTATCTCGTCATGGTATCCATCTATCTTATGGTAAAGATGGTAAAGTAACACCAAAAGCCTTAGCACAAATGCTAGAAAGTATTAAAAGTCGTCCTGATTATGAAGATATTCAAATGATGACTTTGCGTAGCATGAATCAAGCTGTTTATAGTATTGATAATGTTGGGCATTTTGGTCTTGCTTATGATGAGTATACTCATTTTACTTCACCTATTCGTAGATACCCTGATTTAGTAGTTCATAGAATTATTAAATCTATTATCAATGAATATAATCATGGTGGTTGTGACTATAAGTCTAGTGAGTTAGCTAATATTTGCGACAACGCATCTTTTCAAGAAAGAAATGCAGATGGAGCCTCCAAACAAGTAGAAGATTGGTTGAAGTGTTACTTTATGCAAGATTATATAGGGCATGTTTTAGAGGCAAAAATCACACATATCAATGGTCTAGGATTGTTTGTTGAGCTTAAAGATATGTTCATAGAAGGCTTGGTTCATGTTTCAACTATTCCTGGTGATTATTATATTTTTGATGAAACTAAAGACATTTTGATTGGTAGAAGAAACCACAAAGTTTTTAAGATAGGTCAAAAAATAACCATAAGAGTAATAAGGGCAGATTTAGAAAGTGTCCATATAGATTTTGAATTATATTCTCCAGAGCAATCAGCAAAAGATTTTGACAGCTCTAAAAAATATAGTACTAAGAAGAAAGTTAAAAAGAGAAAGCCAAAGCGTGATAAAAGAAAAAATAAAACTAAACAATCTTAATGACCAACAAATTCGTTAAGTTTTTGGTTGTTTGAACCCCCATACGATTCTTAATTTTTTCAGTATAGTTAAGATAATGTAAGTTATGTCAATCTGCCAAAACTTCAGGTTATTTCTAACTGAATAAGCAAATTTATGATGATTGTTATGCCAACCCTCTCCAAAAGTGAGAATTGCAATAAACCAGTTATTTCTACTATTATCTGTTGTTAGATGATCTTTGGACCCAAAGATATGGCAAATTGAATTTACACTGAAAGTTGTGTGATATAGTAAAACAGTGCTTAATATCCCCCCAAAAAAGACAAAGTTTAGACCAGAAGTTCCTAGATTTGGGTATTTATAAGCTACAAAACTACCAATAACGAATAGCCCAACAAGATATAAAAAAAATGATAAATGAGAAAATTTATCCAACCAAACTAGTTCCGGATATTTAAACCAGTCTTTTGTGTATTTTAACTCTACAGAATTGTTATTAGGGTTAAAAATCCAGCTTATATGCGACTGAAAAAAACCATTTTCAGGTGAATGAAGATCAGTAGTTTTATCAGAGTGAATATGATGGTATCTATGGTGCCCAGACCACCATAGCGGCCCTTTTTGAGAAGCCCATGTTCCCACTAGGGCTAATATAAATTGAAAAAACCTCGATGTTTGGAAAGATCTATGTGCAAAATAACGGTGGTACCCAGCCGTTAAAGCAAAAGTTCTCATGCTAAACGTAATAGTAAATACTAACAAAGCTGTTAAGTTAAAGTTTACAAAAAATACACCTAAACAGCTAAGATGTAATCCAGCAAAAGCTATTTTAGTAATATTGTTTGACTTACTTTTCATATTTTGCTCCATGAATTTAAATTAATTTTTTAGCTATTTTGAAATACAACCTATATGGAAACTTTGCGATAAATTTTAAGATTAAGGTGAATTTTTTAGTAAAATGAATTTCAAAATTATTCGATAATAACCCTTTGAGAATTTCTTTGGCAGCTTTTTCTGGGGTTAACAAAGCGGGCATTTTAAAATTATTTTTGTCTGTTAGTTTTGTTTTTACAAAGCTTGGATTTATAAGTCTAATGTCCAAATCTTGATTTTCAGCTTTTAAACTTTCAACTAGATTGATAACTCCAGCTTTAGTGGCAGCATAGGGCTGAGATTTTGGCAACCCTATATAACCAGCCACACTAGCAGTTATCGCTAATTGACAGTGTGGGTTTTTCTTTATATATGGCAAAATAAATCTTATAAGATAAAAAACAGCAGTTAAATTGGTTTGTATAGTTTTATCAAGATTAGATAACGATATATCAGTTATTAGAGAGGGTTCGTAAAAAGCTGGTAAATATATTATAAAGTCAGGTTTGTATTGTATAGCTTTGGCTGCTTGTTTCTCAAATTCTGAGTAGTCAGTAACATTAAAAGCTAATGATATAGATTCATTTTTTAGATTCATACCAATGGTTTCTAATTTTTTTTGTGAGCGTGAAGATATTATAAAGTTTGCGTTTACTGAGCTATCTAATCTCTCTAAAATAGCTTTACCGATGCCGTCAGTAGCACCAATTATCCATATGGTTTTATTTTCAAATTTTTGCATCCTTTATTTTCCAGTTTCTTGTTTATGCATAAACAAAGTTAGCGAGCCAACATTTAAGCCAAATTTTTTAAATGAGTTTTTATTTATTAGGACGTCATCATTCATTAAATACATCCAATCATCAAAATTTATCGTGTATTTTTTATCTCCAACAGGGATGCGCATCTGGTATTGCCAATTCATAGCATTACCTTCTACATAAATCTTTGCTATGCCAATTACATCATCAGTTGTACCTTCGTAATAGTTGTCTGATATTTTTTTGATTCTCCATATACGGTGGTCTTTTTGTCCATCGTAATATGTCATATGCTCATCAAATGTACCAGTATCGTTATCCCAACTAGCATCACCGGAAAAGTCAAATTTTTTAATAACTTTGCCTTTATAATCTTGAATAATTCCATTGCCGACTATTCTACCTTGTAGGTACTTTTTTAGATCTAACTTAGGAGTTTCCTCCTTATAATCAGAAATATTGATAGAACATCCAAATAATCCAAAAACCATAATAATTGCTCCTATTTTAAGTATTAGTCCTTTCATATGCCTCTCAGTTGTTTTGATAATTTGATATTAGAGGATTTATCACTTAACCATATTTCGAAGAAATATTTTGATAAACCTTTATTTTGTATAGTTCCTAGTAACCTTGTATCAGAATAAATGTTTGCATAACCATCTTTATCCATATACCCGTAGAGGTCTGTATTTTTAGCTACGTTTGGTATTATCATTTTAAAAGTATCCAGATAGTTTTGGTAGTTATCTTTGACTTCATTTGGGTGTTGTTTTGATATTTCTTTTAATGTTTGAGTGACTATGCTTTTACTTTGGAGATCTATTAAATAATGTATTTTTAGTAAGAAAGTTAGATCCCAATTAAATTTACCGGTATTTGTAAAAAGTTCAGCATCATAAATATCAAAAAACCATTTTTTAAAATGAACCTTGCCAACCAGGTTAGAATTTTGAGCTTTTATAGTTGATAACTCAAGTTCTTGAGCGCTTATGAGTATAGGTAAACAAA
Proteins encoded:
- a CDS encoding CDP-alcohol phosphatidyltransferase family protein → MQNLQKIYAWLVHLFTSLGAVFGIFAIIFSIEAAKANVLGDTDLYYYNMRLSLFSIIASVFIDSVDGSFARLVDIKKLAPLDGGLLDNIIDFSTYSIVPCVWIYVSNIVSHEWLLVAIVLITISSSYQFCQPNAKTKDCFFVGFPSYWNVIVIYMLCFQSPQWLNEITILILAIFSFVPIKYIYLSRTEYISESKAVKTFTFLFTMLASIATFIAVLMYPIKTPSLLITIIIIFSIFYIVFSLKLNFKTPKVN
- a CDS encoding polyprenyl synthetase family protein; the protein is MKEKDKLEDFNKFILETFTTLKCSSKTLLEAIKYSFLAGGKRIRAQFVYAIGEALNVNIQDCHKLAFAVEAIHTYSLIHDDLPAMDNDTIRRGKPTCHIKFNEATAILAGDALQALAFQIIQTVNVKDLLTLKKINSQLAQFCGLGGMVAGQQLDIEGENKLLTLDQLECVHIHKTAKMFSASILLPYYLSTNTDDSTEFILNDLSLLIGLCFQIKDDILDVTKTTKELGKTPAKDIDANKSTYVSLLGLEEAINYLDEKKTLLASLISQLKAKDINCHNIEKLINLVIDRNY
- the waaA gene encoding lipid IV(A) 3-deoxy-D-manno-octulosonic acid transferase — its product is MDYLKKITYRFLAYVYSSLFIVYIPILYVKKLKRSFKNIHYRQRWAERFAVTKTRLNNCIWIHSVSVGETLSAEPLVRKLILEYPNEKFVITTTTPTGSDVVKQLYGNCDNVYHMYIPYDVQPFINSFFAKLNPKFFIIIETEIWPNILQKCFDENIPVVITNARLSKKSMRNYTKIPFGKEFLFSKLSHINAQTEKDAKRFISLGVPKEKLTITGNLKYNLITPESLQKDMMGLKESIANRAVWVAGSTHQGEEEIILKAHLEILKLKPECLLIIVPRHKERFSKVEKLIAKHKFSFQKRSVSKDSIQKQTQVYLGDTMGELIHLYHVSDITFVGGSLNNTGGHNLLEPAALAKPIISGSSLFNFSQISKDLIKNDALIIINSPDELANKVIELFDNTQILNTMSKNSYYTFKAHSNVLEKQYNLITKFL
- the rdgB gene encoding RdgB/HAM1 family non-canonical purine NTP pyrophosphatase, whose product is MKEIVLASNNKGKIKEFKESFSKLNINVLPQSEFNVPEIEETGLSFIENAILKARNCCKHTGLPAIADDSGLEVFTLNGEPGIYSARYAGQHGNDLANIEKLLERLKKSNNTDARFVCTIAYLKHENDPTPAIALGTLHGKIINQPIGNYGFGYDPVFLLPQLNKTLAQITIQEKNLCSHRAKALNNLLNNFKDDNNT
- the proC gene encoding pyrroline-5-carboxylate reductase; this translates as MNTKICFLGGGNMAKAMISGLVKSNFNPTNITVIDRNLDKLKILSNKYGVEVSKPLSDAIAESDIIVLAIKPQQMGELIKSIKEYVSGTQLIISVAAGIQIGVYTKLFGKEVALARVIPNTPSSLGYGATGIYFNENVDSKQRNIVMDVMSAMGIIVVVDNEDKIDVVAACASSAPAYYLQFMEHMVKAAVKNGLAEDQASILVIQSCLGAAQMALNSGDSIETLRKNVTSKKGITAEALKVFEDFGLEVIVDKAIKANIRRSQELTKEFGEAL
- a CDS encoding response regulator is translated as MRLLLAEDDLNLGEGLLEALQKEGFNVNLVSDGEAAQTFIESGLYDITILDIGLPIKTGLEVLKSVRSRGIKTPILLLTARDGLEDRVKGLDFGADDYMTKPFELKELVARVKAISRRIDVRSGKSVNEEIMFGDYSFNPSSETVTKDGVIIPVSKKELALLSILVQNAGRVVPKTQLLEEVYSTDKEMDTNTLEVHMHNLRKKINISNFIQTIRGVGYFVQKDKVIK
- the lepB gene encoding signal peptidase I; translation: MEYFLSLGFTFWLLFLTFASGIIYLIDYLFFQKNRLASYREQLKALNKKQKRQFYKDHGLKAPFIADQARSLFSVFFVVFILRTFLVGNFLIPTASMTPTLPVGDFIFVDKTAYGIRAPFTNKILVNTGYPKRGDIVVFHFPVNPNVDYVKRVVGLPGDIISYKNKTLTINGKQLDYTDCDRSVMNYNNKSLSDNSGDIVCLEHLGDVTHEIDWIKSVKSQDFESLKVPEGHYFVMGDNRDNSQDSRYWGFVPEQDLVGKAKLVWMSWDKVDKKIRWNEIGKVF
- the rnc gene encoding ribonuclease III, translated to MIPDYSRLYRILGYTFKDHTILTRALTHRSKAKKNYERLEFLGDSILGFIIAESLYQKFPKFTEGELSQIRSKLVKGVTLSKLALDYKIDEFVILGGSETGSQKREKILEDVFEAVIGAIYLDSDFANVKKVILGWYADIFSRLDVDIVKVKDNKSRLQEILLQNSMSLPAYNIIAISGKDHEQIFEVAAIVKELGFETKAQDTSRKKAEQKAAKEMIRLLESQGLHEKK
- the truB gene encoding tRNA pseudouridine(55) synthase TruB — encoded protein: MKKNKLNLNGIIVINKAKGISSNKILQQLKYLYNAKKAGHTGTLDPMATGVLPICFGRATKIAQYLLDADKEYIATIKLGIQTTTGDAEGEIVTILDVPKLSNTLIENILDKFRGQSDQTPPIYSALKYNGQPLYKLAREGKQVEIRPRKITIYQLKLLSSKDDTLEIKVRCSKGTYIRSLAMDIGTELGCGGHLIALQRTQSGPFSLDKAYEIEGLKDLSFEEKLDTIEHIESVFKDKPIYTLDVNQKHDLYNKGILTTQADINGVFRIYDENKFIAVAEFDKGNLVSKKFFEQEKLISE